From a single Calothrix sp. NIES-2098 genomic region:
- a CDS encoding respiratory-chain NADH dehydrogenase, subunit 1, giving the protein MNSGIDLQGTFIKSLTDLGLPPDAAKAIWMPLPMILMLIGATVGVLVATWLERKISAAAQQRIGPEYMGPFGLLVPVADGLKLVFKEDIVPAKSDPWLFTLGPIIVVIPVFLSFLIVPFGQNIVITNVGMGVFLWIALSSIQPIGLLMAGYASNNKYSLLGGLRAAAQSISYEIPLALSVLAIAMMSNSLSTVDIVNQQSGYGILGWNIWRQPVGFLIFWIAALAECERLPFDLPEAEEELVAGYQTEYAGMKFGLFYLGSYVNLILSSLLVAILYLGGWDFPIPITAIANWLGVSEANPVLQVVTASLGIIMTVFKAYLLVFVAILLRWTVPRVRIDQLLDLGWKFLLPVGLVNLLLTAALKLAFPVAFGG; this is encoded by the coding sequence ATGAACTCAGGAATTGACCTCCAAGGAACTTTTATTAAATCCCTCACGGATTTAGGACTACCACCAGATGCAGCCAAAGCTATTTGGATGCCTCTGCCCATGATACTGATGCTCATTGGAGCAACAGTGGGGGTACTAGTTGCCACTTGGCTTGAGCGAAAAATTTCCGCCGCAGCCCAGCAGCGGATTGGCCCAGAATACATGGGTCCTTTTGGGTTGTTAGTGCCGGTCGCAGATGGTCTAAAGCTTGTATTTAAGGAAGATATAGTACCAGCCAAGTCCGACCCTTGGCTGTTTACTCTTGGCCCCATTATTGTTGTAATTCCAGTGTTTCTGTCTTTTCTGATTGTTCCCTTTGGACAGAATATTGTCATTACAAATGTCGGAATGGGAGTCTTTTTGTGGATTGCCCTATCTAGCATTCAGCCAATTGGCTTGTTGATGGCTGGTTATGCATCCAATAACAAATACTCACTCTTAGGGGGATTGCGGGCAGCAGCGCAGTCAATTAGCTATGAAATTCCTCTGGCTTTGAGCGTGCTAGCGATCGCGATGATGTCTAATAGCCTTAGCACCGTTGATATTGTCAACCAGCAATCGGGCTACGGGATCTTAGGTTGGAACATTTGGCGGCAACCTGTGGGATTTCTGATTTTTTGGATAGCAGCCCTTGCCGAATGCGAACGCTTGCCTTTTGACTTACCCGAAGCAGAAGAAGAACTAGTAGCAGGTTATCAAACCGAGTATGCCGGGATGAAATTCGGTTTATTCTACCTCGGTTCCTACGTTAACTTGATACTTTCTAGCTTACTGGTTGCTATTTTATACCTAGGCGGTTGGGATTTTCCGATTCCGATTACGGCGATCGCTAATTGGTTGGGAGTCAGTGAAGCAAATCCCGTCTTGCAAGTAGTAACTGCTTCTTTGGGTATTATTATGACCGTATTCAAAGCCTACTTGCTAGTATTTGTCGCCATCCTGTTGCGCTGGACAGTACCACGGGTACGGATTGACCAATTGTTAGATTTAGGATGGAAGTTCTTGCTACCAGTTGGTTTGGTTAATCTTCTATTAACCGCAGCCCTGAAACTAGCTTTTCCCGTAGCCTTCGGTGGTTAG
- a CDS encoding methylcitrate synthase codes for MSVCEYKPGLEGIPAAQSSISYVDGQKGILEYRGIRIEELAAKSTFLETAYLLIWGELPSKEELEAFEDEVRHHRRIKYRIRDMMKCFPESGHPMDALQASAAALGLFYSRRDLHNPVYIRDAVVRLIATIPTMVAAFQLMRKGNDPVRPRDDLDYAGNFLYMLHEKEPDPLAARIFDVCLILHVEHTMNASTFSARVTASTLTDPYAVVASAVGTLGGPLHGGANEEVIQMLEEIGSVANVRPYVEDLLQRKAKIMGFGHRVYKVKDPRATILQELAEKLFSKYGDDKYYEIAQEMERVVAEKLGHKGIYPNVDFYSGLVYRKMGIPTDLFTPIFAIARVAGWLAHWKEQLEENRIFRPTQIYNGRHEVPYIDIDQR; via the coding sequence ATGTCGGTGTGCGAATACAAGCCCGGTTTGGAAGGCATTCCTGCTGCCCAATCCAGTATCAGCTATGTTGACGGGCAAAAGGGAATACTAGAATATCGTGGTATCCGGATTGAGGAACTAGCAGCAAAGAGTACATTTTTGGAAACTGCTTATCTTTTAATCTGGGGTGAACTGCCCAGCAAAGAAGAACTGGAAGCATTTGAGGATGAAGTTCGCCATCACAGGCGGATTAAATATCGCATCCGGGATATGATGAAATGTTTTCCAGAAAGCGGTCATCCAATGGACGCTCTACAAGCCTCGGCCGCGGCATTAGGCTTGTTTTACTCCCGGCGGGATTTACATAATCCCGTCTACATCCGGGATGCAGTTGTTCGCTTGATAGCAACTATTCCTACGATGGTAGCGGCGTTTCAGTTGATGCGCAAGGGTAACGACCCCGTGCGTCCGCGGGATGACTTAGACTACGCCGGGAACTTTCTGTATATGCTGCACGAGAAAGAACCCGATCCTTTGGCAGCGCGAATTTTTGATGTCTGCTTGATACTTCATGTCGAGCATACAATGAATGCTTCTACCTTTAGTGCTAGGGTGACAGCTTCTACGCTCACAGACCCCTATGCTGTAGTTGCTAGTGCGGTGGGAACCTTGGGAGGCCCGCTGCATGGGGGAGCTAATGAAGAAGTAATTCAAATGCTTGAAGAAATTGGTTCGGTAGCCAATGTACGTCCCTATGTTGAAGATCTGCTGCAACGCAAAGCTAAAATAATGGGCTTTGGGCATCGTGTTTATAAGGTAAAAGACCCCAGAGCCACGATTTTGCAAGAATTGGCAGAAAAGTTGTTTTCCAAATATGGGGACGACAAATATTATGAAATTGCCCAAGAAATGGAACGGGTGGTAGCAGAAAAACTGGGTCACAAAGGGATTTATCCTAATGTTGACTTTTATTCCGGTTTAGTGTATAGGAAAATGGGAATTCCCACAGACTTATTTACACCAATTTTTGCGATCGCTCGTGTTGCTGGCTGGTTAGCACACTGGAAAGAACAACTCGAAGAAAACCGCATCTTCCGCCCCACTCAAATTTACAACGGTCGGCACGAAGTTCCCTATATTGACATTGACCAACGCTAA
- a CDS encoding phosphohistidine phosphatase SixA, translating into MELYLFRHGIAQERSAEIKEEERSLTKEGRQKTKKVAHRLFQLDLHFDLIATSPLARARQTAEILTAAGLSSQMEECHYLAPGGNIQIWWENWLKPRNYAQNTQIALVGHEPDLSQWAEILLWGEVKASLVLKKAGMIGIKLPEIGSPLGRSQMYWLTPPKYLL; encoded by the coding sequence GTGGAACTGTATTTATTTCGACATGGTATAGCCCAAGAGAGGTCTGCTGAGATTAAAGAAGAGGAGCGTTCTCTCACCAAGGAAGGAAGACAAAAAACTAAGAAAGTTGCTCATCGACTATTCCAGCTAGATTTACACTTTGATTTGATAGCTACAAGTCCCTTAGCTAGGGCACGCCAAACAGCAGAAATCCTCACGGCAGCTGGACTAAGTTCTCAGATGGAGGAATGCCACTACCTTGCTCCTGGTGGTAATATTCAGATTTGGTGGGAAAACTGGTTAAAACCGAGAAATTATGCCCAAAATACTCAAATTGCTTTGGTGGGACACGAACCTGATTTGAGCCAATGGGCAGAAATTCTTCTTTGGGGAGAAGTCAAAGCAAGCTTAGTCTTGAAAAAAGCAGGTATGATCGGGATAAAACTACCAGAAATAGGCTCGCCTCTGGGTCGTAGTCAGATGTATTGGTTGACACCACCCAAGTACTTGCTATAA